In Portunus trituberculatus isolate SZX2019 chromosome 46, ASM1759143v1, whole genome shotgun sequence, a single window of DNA contains:
- the LOC123519842 gene encoding compound eye opsin BCRH2-like, whose product MANSTGPQMAFYGAQDMSNYGYPEGVSIVDFVRPEIKPHIHQHWYNFPPVNPMWHYLLGVIYLCLCVTSIIGNGLVIYLFGKCKALRTPANILVVNLAISDLIMLTTNVPFFTYNCFNGGVWMFSYAYCEIYATLGNFTGTNCIWLLCMISYDRYNIICNGFNGPKLTTGKAIFLTVLSWAISVVCAGAPLFGWGRYTLEGILTSCSFDYLTQNFNVYSYNLFIFIFEYFLPGGIIILSYAFIVKAIFAHEAAMRAQAKKMNVATLRTGEADSQRAEIRIAKTALVNVALWFICWTPYTIMSLQGLMGEISGITPLISTLPALLAKSCSCYNPFVYAISHPKYRLAITQHMPWFCVHEVERKSTDDTQSNSTVAQEKA is encoded by the exons ATGGCTAACTCAACTGGACCACAGATGGCTTTTTACGG AGCTCAGGATATGTCGAACTATGGATATCCCGAGGGTGTCAGTATCGTGGACTTTGTTAGGCCTGAAATCAAGCCACACATCCATCAGCACTGGTACAACTTCCCCCCCGTCAACCCCATGTGGCACTACCTCCTTGGTGTCATCTACCTGTGCCTTTGTGTCACCTCCATCATTGGCAACGGCCTGGTGATCTACTTGTTCGGCAAATGCAAG gCCCTCAGGACTCCCGCTAACATCCTCGTGGTGAACCTCGCTATTTCTGACCTCATCATGTTGACCACCAATGTTCCCTTCTTCACCTACAACTGTTTCAATGGTGGTGTGTGGATGTTCAGCTATGCCTACTGTGAGATCTACGCTACACTGG GTAATTTCACTGGAACGAACTGCATCTGGTTGCTATGCATGATCTCCTATGATAGGTATAACATTATCTGCAATGGTTTCAATGGACCCAAGCTGACTACCGGAAAGGCCATCTTCCTGACCGTACTCAGCTGGGCCATCTCCGTTGTCTGTGCTGGTGCTCCCCTCTTCGGCTGGGGCAGGTACACCCTGGAGGGTATCCTGACTTCCTGCAGCTTCGACTATCTCACTCAAAACTTCAAC GTCTATTCCTACAACttgttcatctttatctttGAGTATTTCCTTCCGGGCGGTATCATCATACTGTCTTATGCTTTCATCGTGAAGGCCATCTTCGCTCACGAGGCCGCTATGCGCGCACAGGCCAAGAAGATGAACGTGGCAACCCTCCGCACCGGC GAAGCCGACTCTCAGCGTGCAGAGATCCGTATCGCTAAGACAGCCCTTGTCAACGTTGCTCTGTGGTTCATCTGCTGGACTCCCTACACTATCATGAGTCTGCAG GGTCTCATGGGCGAAATTAGCGGCATCACTCCCCTCATCAGCACCCTACCCGCCCTGCTGGCCAAGTCCTGCTCCTGCTACAATCCTTTCGTGTACGCCATCAGCCACCCCAAGTACCGTCTG GCCATTACCCAGCACATGCCTTGGTTCTGCGTGCACGAAGTGGAACGTAAGAGTACTGATGACACTCAGTCTAACTCAACTGTAGCTCAGGAAAAGGCCTAA
- the LOC123519845 gene encoding compound eye opsin BCRH2-like — translation MANSTGPQMAFYGAQDMSNYGYPEGVSIVDFVRPEIKPHIHQHWYNFPPVNPMWHYLLGVIYLCLCVISIIGNGLVIYLFSKCKALRTPANILVVNLAISDLIMLTTNVPFFTYNCFNGGVWMFSYAYCEIYATLGNFTGTNCIWLLCMISYDRYNIICNGFNGPKLTTGKAIFLTVLSWAISVVCAGAPLFGWGRYTLEGILTSCSFDYLTQNYNVYSYNLFIFIFEYFLPGGIIILSYAFIVKAIFAHEAAMRAQAKKMNVATLRTGEADSQRAEIRIAKTALVNVSLWFICWTPYTIMSLQGLMGEISGITPLISTLPALLAKSCSCYNPFVYAISHPKYRLAITQHMPWFCVHEVERKSTDDSQSNSTVAQEKA, via the exons ATGGCTAACTCAACTGGACCACAGATGGCTTTTTACGG AGCTCAGGATATGTCGAACTATGGATATCCCGAGGGTGTCAGTATCGTGGACTTTGTTAGGCCTGAAATCAAGCCACACATCCATCAGCACTGGTACAACTTCCCCCCCGTCAACCCCATGTGGCACTACCTCCTTGGTGTCATCTACCTGTGCCTTTGtgtcatctccatcattgggaACGGCCTGGTGATCTACCTTTTCTCCAAATGCAAG gCCCTCAGGACTCCCGCTAACATCCTCGTGGTGAACCTCGCTATTTCTGACCTCATCATGTTGACCACCAATGTTCCCTTCTTCACCTACAACTGTTTCAATGGTGGTGTCTGGATGTTCAGCTATGCCTACTGTGAGATCTACGCTACGCTGG GTAATTTCACTGGAACGAACTGCATCTGGTTGCTATGCATGATCTCCTATGATAGGTATAACATTATCTGCAATGGTTTCAATGGACCCAAGCTGACTACCGGAAAGGCCATCTTCCTGACCGTACTCAGCTGGGCCATCTCCGTTGTCTGTGCTGGTGCTCCCCTCTTCGGCTGGGGCAGGTACACCCTGGAGGGTATCCTGACTTCCTGCAGCTTCGACTATCTCACTCAGAACTATAAC GTCTATTCCTACAACttgttcatctttatctttGAGTATTTCCTTCCGGGCGGTATCATCATACTGTCTTATGCTTTCATCGTGAAGGCCATCTTCGCTCACGAGGCCGCTATGCGCGCACAGGCCAAGAAGATGAACGTGGCAACCCTCCGCACCGGC GAAGCCGACTCTCAGCGTGCAGAGATCCGTATCGCTAAGACAGCCCTTGTCAACGTTTCTCTGTGGTTCATCTGCTGGACTCCCTACACTATCATGAGTCTGCAG GGTCTCATGGGCGAAATTAGCGGCATCACTCCCCTCATCAGCACCCTACCCGCCCTGCTGGCCAAGTCCTGCTCCTGCTACAATCCTTTCGTGTACGCCATCAGCCACCCCAAGTACCGTCTG GCCATTACCCAGCACATGCCTTGGTTCTGCGTGCACGAAGTGGAACGTAAGAGTACTGATGACTCTCAGTCTAACTCAACTGTAGCTCAGGAAAAGGCCTAA
- the LOC123519844 gene encoding compound eye opsin BCRH2 — MANSTGPQMAFYGSQDMTYGYPEGVTIVDFVRPEIKPYVHQHWYNYPPVNPMWHYLLGVIYLFLGFISIIGNGLVIYLFAKCQALRTPANILVVNLALSDLIMLTTNVPFFTYNCFCGGVWMFSTAYCEIYAALGAVTGVTSIWLLCFISFDRYNIICNGFNGPKLTTGKAIFLTCIGWTISISFAIAPFFGWGKYILEGILTSCSYDYLTQDFNTRSYNIVIFVFDYFLPAAIIIFSYVFIVKAIFAHEAAMRAQAKKMNVATLRSGEAESQRAEIRIAKTALVNVSLWFICWTPYALISLQGVLGNLTGINPLVTTLPAMLAKSCSCYNPFVYAISHPKYRLAITQYMPWFCVHETEKKSTDDSQSTATVAQDKA; from the exons ATGGCTAACTCCACTGGACCACAGATGGCTTTCTACGG GTCTCAGGATATGACCTATGGATATCCCGAAGGTGTGACTATTGTGGACTTTGTTAGGCCTGAAATCAAGCCGTACGTCCACCAGCACTGGTACAACTATCCCCCCGTCAACCCCATGTGGCACTACCTCCTTGGTGTCATCTACCTGTTCCTTGGATTCATTTCCATCATTGGCAACGGCCTGGTGATCTACCTGTTCGCCAAATGTCAG gcTCTTAGGACTCCCGCTAACATCCTCGTGGTGAACCTCGCTCTGTCTGACCTCATCATGTTGACCACCAACGTTCCCTTCTTCACCTACAACTGTttctgtggtggtgtttggatgTTCAGCACTGCCTATTGTGAGATCTACGCTGCCCTGG GTGCTGTTACTGGCGTGACCAGCATCTGGCTGTTATGCTTTATCTCCTTCGACAGGTACAACATTATCTGCAATGGTTTCAATGGACCGAAGCTGACCACCGGCAAGGCCATCTTCCTGACCTGCATCGGCTGGACCATCTCTATTAGCTTTGCCATTGCTCCTTTCTTCGGCTGGGGCAAGTACATCCTGGAGGGTATCCTGACTTCCTGCAGCTACGACTATCTCACTCAGGACTTCAAC ACCAGGAGCTACAACATTGTCATCTTCGTCTTCGACTATTTCCTCCCGGCCgctatcatcattttctcttacGTGTTCATCGTCAAGGCTATCTTCGCTCACGAGGCCGCTATGCGCGCACAGGCCAAGAAGATGAATGTGGCAACCCTCCGCTCCGGC GAAGCCGAATCTCAGCGTGCAGAGATCCGTATCGCTAAGACAGCCCTTGTCAACGTTTCTCTGTGGTTCATCTGTTGGACTCCCTACGCTCTCATCAGTCTACAG GGTGTGTTGGGCAACTTGACTGGAATCAATCCCCTCGTCACCACCCTGCCCGCCATGCTGGCCAAGTCCTGCTCATGCTACAATCCTTTCGTGTACGCCATCAGCCACCCCAAGTACCGTCTG GCCATTACCCAGTACATGCCTTGGTTCTGCGTGCACGAGACGGAAAAGAAGAGTACTGATGACTCCCAGTCTACCGCCACTGTAGCTCAGGACAAGGCCTAA
- the LOC123519846 gene encoding compound eye opsin BCRH2-like, with protein sequence MANSTGPQMAFYGSQGMTFGYPEGASIVDLVRPEIKPYVHQHWYNYPPVNPMWHYLLGVIYLFLGVISIIGNGLVIYLVSKCKALKTPANILVVNLALSDLIMLTTNVPFFTYNCFSGGMWMFSAFYCEIYAALGAVTGVTSIWLLCFISFDRYNIICNGFNGPKLTTSKAMFLTCVSWTISFCFASTPFHGWGKYILEGILTSCSYDYLTQDFNTRSYNIAIFVFDYFLPAAIIIFSYVFIVKAIFAHEAAMRAQAKKMNVATLRSGEAESQRAEIRIAKTALFNVSLWFICWTPYALISLQGVLGDLTGINPLATTLPALLAKSCSCYNPFVYAISHPKFRLAITQYMPWFCVHETQKNTSDSQSNSTVAEDKA encoded by the exons ATGGCTAACTCCACTGGACCACAGATGGCTTTCTACGG GTCTCAGGGTATGACCTTTGGATATCCAGAGGGTGCGAGTATCGTGGATCTAGTTAGGCCTGAAATCAAACCCTACGTCCACCAGCACTGGTACAACTACCCCCCGGTCAACCCAATGTGGCACTACCTCCTTGGTGTCATCTACCTGTTCCTTGGAGTTATTTCTATCATTGGCAACGGCCTGGTGATATACCTGGTCAGCAAATGCAAg gcTCTTAAGACTCCCGCTAACATCCTTGTGGTGAACCTTGCTCTGTCTGACCTCATCATGTTGACCACCAACGTTCCTTTCTTCACATACAACTGTTTCAGTGGTGGTATGTGGATGTTCAGCGCGTTCTACTGTGAGATCTACGCTGCCCTGG GTGCTGTTACTGGCGTGACCAGCATCTGGCTGCTGTGCTTTATCTCCTTCGACAGGTACAACATTATCTGTAATGGTTTCAATGGACCGAAGCTGACCACCAGCAAGGCCATGTTTCTGACCTGCGTCAGCTGGACCATCTCTTTTTGCTTCGCCTCTACTCCCTTCCATGGCTGGGGCAAGTACATCCTGGAAGGTATCCTGACTTCCTGCAGCTACGATTATCTCACTCAGGACTTCAAC ACCAGGAGCTACAACATTGCCATCTTCGTCTTCGACTATTTCCTCCCGGCCgctatcatcattttctcttacGTGTTCATCGTAAAGGCGATCTTCGCTCACGAGGCCGCTATGCGCGCACAGGCCAAGAAGATGAACGTGGCAACCCTCCGCTCCGGC GAAGCCGAATCCCAGCGTGCAGAGATCCGTATCGCTAAGACAGCCCTTTTCAACGTTTCTCTGTGGTTCATCTGTTGGACTCCGTACGCTCTCATCAGTCTACAG GGTGTGCTGGGCGACTTGACTGGAATCAATCCCCTGGCCACCACCCTACCCGCCCTGCTGGCCAAGTCCTGCTCTTGCTACAATCCTTTCGTATACGCCATCAGCCATCCAAAGTTCCGTCTG GCCATTACCCAGTATATGCCTTGGTTCTGCGTGCACGAGACGCAAAAGAATACTAGTGATTCCCAGTCTAACTCCACCGTAGCTGAGGACAAGGCTTAA